In Flavobacterium lacustre, a genomic segment contains:
- a CDS encoding prolyl oligopeptidase family serine peptidase, producing the protein MKCKLAVITLLFSIVSFGQSDVNGKIKTEIVQKYELGYALHIPENTKEKKPLIIFLHGSGEKGTDIEKVKVHGPFKYLKTHELDAYVLAPQCPENEYWNEEVLYRLILKIQKENNIDSNRIYLTGLSMGGWGAWNLAFAHPETFAALVPIAGFVDRVPMIEDCKIKDIPTQIFHGLLDDVVNADYSVTIYKKLKSCNANVQLTLFDDANHDSWSRVYDNQEIYDWMFQQIKK; encoded by the coding sequence ATGAAATGTAAGTTAGCAGTAATCACGCTATTATTTTCCATTGTTTCTTTTGGACAAAGTGATGTAAACGGAAAAATAAAAACCGAAATCGTTCAGAAATACGAATTGGGGTACGCTTTACATATTCCGGAAAATACCAAAGAAAAAAAGCCTTTAATTATTTTTCTTCACGGTTCCGGTGAAAAAGGAACGGATATCGAAAAAGTGAAAGTTCACGGACCTTTTAAATATTTAAAAACCCACGAACTCGATGCCTATGTTTTGGCACCACAATGTCCGGAGAATGAATATTGGAACGAAGAAGTATTGTACCGTTTGATTCTGAAAATTCAAAAAGAGAACAACATCGACAGCAACAGAATTTATCTTACAGGCCTTAGTATGGGCGGTTGGGGAGCCTGGAATCTGGCTTTTGCACATCCTGAAACCTTCGCGGCTTTAGTGCCCATTGCAGGATTTGTAGATCGGGTTCCAATGATTGAAGACTGTAAAATAAAGGATATTCCAACCCAAATTTTTCATGGTTTATTAGACGATGTAGTAAATGCCGATTATTCTGTTACAATCTATAAAAAATTAAAAAGCTGTAACGCCAATGTTCAATTAACGCTCTTTGATGACGCTAATCACGACAGTTGGTCACGGGTATATGACAACCAAGAAATTTATGATTGGATGTTTCAACAAATAAAAAAATAA
- a CDS encoding M20/M25/M40 family metallo-hydrolase gives MKKGIYLAVLFLNGISLIAQTNNEQTFKEIYKAALTNAKCYTWLDYLSNDIGPRLSGSANAEKAVQYTKSQLETLGLDKVYLQEVMVPKWVRGEKETAYILNYKTKMNVPICALGGSVATPKNGLTAEVIEVHTIAELESLGSKIKGKIVFFNRPMDPENIETFKSYGGCVDQRYAGAMEASKYGAVGTIVRSMNLRLDDFPHTGTQSYGDIPKSDYIPTAAISTNGAELLSKTLKENPKLQFYFKQSCKQMEDVLSYNVIGEIKGSEHPEKIMIVGGHLDSWDLADGSHDDGAGVVQSMEVLKILKNIGYKPKNTIRVVLFMNEENGGRGGAKYEELAKTNHENHIFALESDSGGFSPRGFSFETDDANFNKIVSWKYLFEPYLIHSFVKGHGGSDIAPLTSKTLVKAGLKPDSQRYFDYHHASNDTFDAINKRELELGAATMASLMYLMDQNGIEKSN, from the coding sequence ATAAAAAAAGGTATCTATTTAGCAGTCCTGTTTCTTAATGGAATTAGTCTTATCGCACAGACCAATAACGAGCAAACGTTTAAAGAAATTTACAAAGCAGCATTAACTAATGCTAAATGTTATACTTGGTTAGACTATTTGTCTAATGACATCGGTCCGCGATTATCCGGTTCTGCCAATGCCGAAAAAGCAGTTCAATATACTAAATCTCAATTGGAAACACTGGGGTTAGATAAGGTTTATCTTCAAGAAGTAATGGTTCCAAAATGGGTTCGGGGTGAAAAAGAAACGGCTTATATTTTGAATTATAAAACAAAAATGAACGTGCCAATTTGTGCTTTGGGAGGTTCTGTTGCCACGCCAAAAAATGGACTTACAGCCGAAGTTATTGAAGTACATACTATTGCGGAGTTAGAAAGCTTAGGAAGTAAAATAAAAGGTAAAATTGTGTTTTTCAATAGACCAATGGATCCTGAAAATATTGAAACATTCAAATCCTATGGAGGTTGTGTGGACCAAAGATATGCCGGAGCGATGGAAGCTTCAAAGTATGGAGCTGTAGGAACTATTGTTCGCTCTATGAATTTAAGATTGGACGATTTTCCGCATACCGGAACTCAAAGTTATGGTGATATTCCAAAATCAGATTATATTCCGACTGCTGCTATTAGTACAAATGGGGCTGAATTATTGAGTAAAACATTAAAAGAGAATCCAAAACTGCAATTCTATTTTAAACAATCCTGCAAGCAAATGGAGGATGTTTTGTCTTATAATGTCATTGGAGAAATAAAAGGCAGTGAGCATCCGGAAAAGATTATGATTGTTGGCGGACATTTAGATTCTTGGGATTTAGCCGATGGTTCACATGATGATGGAGCAGGAGTAGTTCAAAGTATGGAAGTCTTGAAAATCCTAAAAAATATTGGATACAAACCTAAAAACACTATCCGTGTAGTTCTTTTTATGAATGAAGAAAATGGAGGAAGAGGCGGAGCCAAATACGAAGAATTAGCGAAAACAAATCATGAAAACCACATTTTTGCTTTAGAAAGTGATTCGGGAGGATTTAGTCCAAGAGGTTTTTCTTTTGAAACCGATGATGCTAATTTTAATAAAATAGTGAGTTGGAAATACCTGTTCGAACCCTATCTGATTCATAGTTTTGTGAAAGGACACGGTGGTTCAGACATTGCGCCGTTGACATCAAAAACACTTGTAAAAGCAGGTTTGAAACCAGATTCACAACGATATTTTGATTATCATCATGCTTCAAATGATACATTTGATGCCATTAATAAAAGAGAATTAGAATTAGGCGCAGCAACAATGGCTTCACTAATGTATTTAATGGATCAAAATGGTATCGAAAAGAGTAATTAA
- a CDS encoding AI-2E family transporter, whose protein sequence is MKAKTPVSPYSNSPFSTLEILQFTVLTAFILYFGKTLFIPLSFSLLISFILYPVCKWIEKKGTSQSIAIAITLFAVTLFFALFIYLLIVQITAFSNEWEPFKIKLLEAINQLSDFLAERFNISTEKQLDLLKNSINNSGSQLIAFLRAIAYSFSESVFFILIIPVFSALILYHRQLLANTLYQIFPADKKGTIHEILIETIHAYYNFIKGMLVVYLTVGLLNSIGLLIIGVPHPFLFGFIASILTFIPYVGIMISSLLPIAVSWITFNSIWYPLGVILVFSVVQALEAYIIFPFAVGSRLKINTLVIIIMITAGGILWGAAGMILFIPFISIIKLIADRTEGLKTLSLLLGDGNHEKRKT, encoded by the coding sequence ATGAAAGCAAAAACACCCGTTTCTCCATATTCAAACAGTCCTTTTTCAACCCTTGAAATACTTCAATTTACGGTCCTGACAGCCTTTATCCTTTATTTTGGAAAAACTCTATTTATTCCGCTTAGTTTTTCGTTACTCATCAGTTTTATCCTTTATCCTGTCTGCAAATGGATAGAAAAAAAAGGAACATCGCAAAGCATAGCAATTGCCATTACTCTTTTTGCAGTCACGTTGTTCTTTGCACTTTTTATTTACTTGCTGATTGTTCAAATAACTGCCTTTTCGAATGAATGGGAACCGTTCAAAATAAAACTCTTAGAAGCCATAAATCAATTGAGTGATTTTCTTGCTGAACGTTTCAATATTAGTACCGAAAAACAATTGGATTTACTCAAAAACTCCATTAATAATTCTGGTTCACAATTAATTGCATTTTTAAGAGCCATTGCATATTCTTTCTCTGAATCGGTATTTTTCATTCTGATTATCCCCGTATTTTCAGCACTAATTCTTTACCATCGTCAACTACTGGCCAATACTTTATATCAAATATTTCCAGCTGACAAAAAGGGAACCATTCATGAAATTTTGATAGAAACGATTCATGCCTATTACAATTTCATCAAAGGAATGTTAGTTGTGTATTTAACGGTTGGACTTTTAAACAGTATTGGATTACTGATTATTGGCGTGCCGCATCCTTTTCTATTTGGTTTTATTGCTTCCATTTTGACTTTTATTCCTTATGTCGGAATTATGATTTCATCACTCCTTCCCATTGCCGTTTCTTGGATTACTTTCAATTCTATTTGGTATCCGCTTGGAGTAATTTTGGTTTTCTCTGTTGTTCAGGCTTTAGAGGCGTATATTATATTTCCTTTTGCGGTAGGCAGTCGCTTAAAAATTAATACACTTGTCATTATCATTATGATAACTGCTGGTGGAATTTTATGGGGAGCCGCCGGAATGATTTTATTTATTCCGTTTATTAGTATTATAAAATTAATAGCCGACCGAACTGAAGGTCTGAAAACACTATCGTTGCTACTAGGCGATGGAAATCATGAAAAAAGAAAAACCTAA
- a CDS encoding glycoside hydrolase family 97 protein produces the protein MKHLFSLLFLFTLSVLSAQSVQSPSGKIAVNFKLASNGQPVYSVNYKNKAVVLESALGIKLKEKPALDANFEILDSKTATFNESWKPVLGEQASIVNHYNELTVSLISKESKVKMNIIFRVFDEGVAFRYDFPRQAELNYFIISDEVTQFNLTENNKVFWLPGDFDSNEYEYNETKLSEIDNSKINMNNGIGVKSIPGKYMVQTPLMMKSPSGVYLNIFEAAVVNYPVMHLNADVTNYKLKAQLVPNAIGDKAYLQAPCVSPWRTIMVSDDARDIVGSRMILNLNEPSKIDDTSWIKPMKYVGIWWEMHVGKSTWDYAGSQNATNFGTKLESSGRHGATTENTKRYIDFAAKNGFDGVLVEGWNVGWEDWSGNWKEDVFDFTTPYPDFDLAAISAYAKEKNVKMIMHHETSGSVGNYERHLDRALELMKKYNYPAAKTGYVGKIIPRGEFHDGQSMVNHFNFVARRFADNKMMLNSHESSRPTGYSRTYPNYVAAEAARGNEFNAWSVGNPPMHETILPFTRLLGGPMDYTPGIFEIKMSYYDKNKTEQVHTTLAKQLALYVTMYSPIQMAADLLENYEKYPDAFQFIKDVAVDWDDSKVLQAEPGDFLTIVRKAKGKQSWFLGAITDENARKSEIKLDFLTKGQKYKAIIYEDAKDADWQKNPIAYKIRTIVVTNKSKINLNLAPGGGTAISFEPIK, from the coding sequence ATGAAACATTTATTTTCTCTTTTATTCCTTTTTACCTTAAGTGTATTGAGCGCTCAAAGTGTTCAGTCGCCTTCCGGTAAAATTGCCGTAAACTTCAAATTAGCAAGTAACGGACAACCCGTTTATTCCGTAAATTATAAAAATAAAGCAGTTGTTCTGGAAAGTGCTTTAGGAATAAAATTAAAGGAAAAACCGGCTTTAGATGCCAATTTTGAAATATTGGATTCAAAAACCGCTACTTTCAACGAGTCTTGGAAACCTGTTTTAGGCGAACAAGCATCGATTGTAAATCATTACAATGAATTAACGGTGTCGCTAATTAGCAAAGAATCTAAAGTTAAAATGAATATCATTTTTAGAGTTTTTGATGAAGGGGTTGCTTTTAGATATGATTTTCCAAGACAGGCTGAACTAAATTATTTCATTATTTCTGATGAGGTTACTCAATTTAATTTGACCGAAAATAACAAAGTTTTCTGGCTTCCAGGAGATTTTGACAGCAACGAATACGAGTACAACGAAACGAAATTATCTGAAATTGATAATTCAAAAATAAACATGAATAACGGAATTGGAGTAAAATCGATTCCGGGAAAATACATGGTTCAAACGCCTTTGATGATGAAATCACCATCTGGAGTTTATCTTAATATTTTTGAAGCAGCGGTTGTGAATTATCCGGTAATGCATTTGAATGCCGATGTGACCAATTACAAACTCAAAGCACAATTAGTTCCAAACGCGATTGGAGATAAAGCTTATTTGCAAGCGCCTTGCGTTTCACCTTGGAGAACGATAATGGTAAGTGATGACGCCAGAGATATTGTAGGTTCCAGAATGATTTTGAACTTAAACGAACCTTCAAAAATTGATGATACGTCTTGGATTAAACCTATGAAATATGTCGGGATTTGGTGGGAAATGCACGTTGGTAAATCAACTTGGGATTATGCCGGATCACAAAATGCAACGAACTTTGGAACCAAATTAGAATCATCAGGAAGACATGGCGCTACTACAGAAAACACGAAACGTTATATTGATTTTGCTGCCAAAAATGGTTTTGACGGGGTTTTAGTTGAAGGTTGGAATGTAGGTTGGGAAGATTGGTCAGGCAACTGGAAAGAAGATGTTTTTGATTTCACAACACCGTATCCGGATTTTGATTTGGCTGCAATTTCGGCTTACGCCAAAGAAAAAAATGTCAAAATGATTATGCATCATGAAACATCAGGTTCAGTGGGTAATTATGAAAGACATTTAGACCGCGCTTTAGAATTAATGAAAAAGTACAATTATCCAGCTGCAAAAACAGGTTATGTTGGCAAAATAATTCCGCGTGGTGAATTTCATGACGGGCAATCGATGGTGAATCATTTTAATTTTGTTGCCAGACGATTTGCAGATAATAAAATGATGTTGAATTCTCACGAATCTTCAAGACCAACAGGTTACAGTAGAACGTATCCAAATTATGTTGCTGCCGAAGCTGCTCGTGGTAATGAATTCAATGCATGGAGTGTTGGAAATCCGCCAATGCACGAAACGATTTTGCCATTCACAAGATTATTGGGAGGCCCAATGGATTATACACCGGGTATCTTTGAAATCAAAATGAGCTATTATGATAAAAACAAAACGGAGCAAGTTCACACGACTTTAGCCAAACAATTAGCTTTATATGTGACGATGTATTCTCCTATTCAGATGGCGGCAGATTTATTAGAAAATTATGAGAAATACCCAGATGCCTTTCAATTTATCAAAGACGTTGCGGTTGATTGGGATGATTCCAAAGTGCTCCAAGCAGAGCCGGGAGATTTCTTGACGATTGTCAGAAAAGCAAAAGGAAAACAATCTTGGTTTCTTGGTGCCATTACAGATGAAAACGCCAGAAAATCAGAAATAAAATTAGACTTCTTAACAAAAGGCCAAAAATACAAAGCCATAATTTATGAAGATGCAAAAGATGCCGATTGGCAAAAAAATCCTATCGCTTACAAAATAAGAACGATAGTGGTTACAAATAAATCAAAAATCAATTTGAATTTGGCACCAGGAGGAGGAACAGCGATAAGCTTTGAACCGATTAAATAA
- the bglX gene encoding beta-glucosidase BglX: protein MNTKLILILLSFSVLGYSQKKENKKAVKIKPKTEFVSELLSKMTLDEKIGQLNLPTSGDITTGAANSSNVAKNIEEGKVGGLFNIKSVQKIKEVQRIAVEKSRLKIPLLFGMDVIHGYETTFPIPLGLSCSWDMKLIERSAQIAAKEASSDGINWTFSPMVDISRDPRWGRVSEGSGEDPFLGSQIAKAMVIGYQQNDLSKNNTILACVKHFALYGAPEAGRDYNTVDMSHIRMFNDYFPPYKAAVDAGVGSAMASFNEIDGIPATGNKWLMTDVLRKQWGFKGFVVTDFTGIPEMTEHGMGDLQTVSALALNAGVEMDMVGEGFLTTLKKSLDEKKVSIEQIDNAVRLILNAKYDLGLFQDPYKYCDVKRAKTEIFTNNHRAEARKIASQSLVLLKNQNQLLPLKKSGTIAVIGPLAEAKENMAGTWSVATNMEKSISLVAGIKEVAGSATNVLYAKGSNLDYDAAFEEKATMFGKTLHRDNRTSAELLAEALKVANQSDVIVAALGESAEMSGESSSRTNLEIPQAQKDLLQELLKTGKPVVLVLFNGRPLVLNQENETVPAILDAWFAGSEAGTAIADVLFGDENPSGKLTATFPRSVGQLPIYYSQKNTGRPLGNKEGKFEKFKSNYIDLRNEPLFPFGFGLSYTTFEYSNLKISSDKMTVTDKVTVSVDVTNTGNFDGKEVVQLYIRDLVGSVTRPIKELKGFQKIALKKGEKQTVTFDISVEELKFYNSDLQFIAEPGAFQVFVGTNSDADKMVTFELIK from the coding sequence ATGAATACGAAATTAATACTAATACTACTTAGTTTTTCAGTCCTTGGCTACAGCCAAAAAAAGGAAAATAAGAAAGCAGTTAAAATTAAACCTAAAACTGAATTTGTCTCTGAGTTATTATCTAAAATGACTTTGGATGAAAAAATCGGACAGTTAAACTTACCTACTTCAGGCGATATTACAACGGGTGCAGCCAATAGTTCTAATGTGGCTAAAAATATCGAAGAAGGTAAAGTTGGAGGTTTATTCAACATCAAATCAGTTCAGAAAATAAAAGAAGTTCAGCGAATTGCTGTTGAAAAAAGCCGATTGAAAATTCCATTACTTTTTGGGATGGACGTCATTCACGGGTATGAAACTACATTCCCAATTCCGCTTGGATTATCCTGCAGTTGGGACATGAAACTGATAGAAAGAAGTGCCCAAATTGCTGCAAAGGAAGCGAGTTCAGATGGAATTAATTGGACTTTTTCACCTATGGTTGATATTTCTCGTGACCCTCGTTGGGGAAGAGTTTCTGAAGGTTCGGGTGAAGATCCGTTTTTGGGAAGTCAAATTGCCAAAGCGATGGTCATTGGATACCAACAAAATGATTTGTCAAAAAACAATACCATTTTAGCCTGTGTAAAACATTTTGCTTTGTATGGAGCGCCAGAAGCAGGACGTGATTACAATACGGTTGATATGAGTCACATCAGGATGTTTAACGATTATTTTCCACCTTACAAAGCTGCTGTTGATGCAGGTGTAGGTTCGGCAATGGCTTCTTTCAACGAAATTGACGGAATTCCTGCAACTGGAAACAAATGGTTAATGACCGATGTATTGAGAAAACAATGGGGGTTTAAAGGATTTGTGGTTACTGATTTTACTGGGATTCCAGAAATGACGGAACACGGAATGGGCGATTTGCAAACCGTCTCCGCTTTGGCATTAAATGCTGGAGTTGAAATGGATATGGTGGGCGAAGGATTTTTGACTACTTTGAAAAAATCATTAGACGAGAAAAAGGTAAGCATCGAACAAATTGACAATGCGGTTCGTCTTATTTTGAATGCCAAATATGATTTAGGATTGTTTCAAGATCCGTATAAATATTGTGATGTAAAAAGAGCTAAAACTGAAATTTTCACGAACAATCACAGAGCAGAAGCCAGAAAAATTGCCTCACAATCATTGGTTTTATTAAAGAATCAAAATCAGTTGTTGCCTTTGAAAAAATCAGGAACTATTGCTGTTATTGGTCCATTGGCTGAAGCCAAAGAGAATATGGCAGGAACTTGGAGTGTGGCTACAAACATGGAAAAATCAATTTCATTAGTAGCTGGAATCAAAGAAGTAGCCGGAAGTGCAACGAATGTACTTTACGCCAAAGGAAGCAATTTAGATTATGATGCCGCTTTCGAAGAAAAAGCCACCATGTTCGGGAAAACCTTGCATCGCGATAACAGAACTTCGGCTGAATTATTGGCGGAAGCCTTGAAAGTAGCCAATCAATCGGATGTGATTGTTGCAGCGCTTGGTGAATCAGCAGAAATGTCCGGAGAAAGCAGTAGCAGAACGAATCTAGAAATTCCGCAGGCTCAAAAAGACTTATTGCAAGAATTATTAAAAACAGGAAAACCGGTTGTTTTGGTTTTATTTAATGGACGTCCGTTGGTTTTAAACCAAGAAAACGAGACCGTTCCAGCCATTTTAGATGCTTGGTTTGCAGGAAGTGAAGCGGGTACTGCTATTGCCGATGTTTTATTTGGAGATGAAAATCCTTCGGGTAAATTAACGGCTACTTTTCCAAGAAGTGTAGGACAGCTGCCTATTTATTACAGTCAAAAAAATACGGGAAGACCACTTGGCAACAAAGAGGGGAAATTCGAAAAATTCAAATCTAATTATATTGACTTGAGAAATGAACCATTATTTCCTTTTGGTTTCGGATTGAGTTATACCACTTTTGAATATTCGAATCTAAAAATATCTTCGGATAAAATGACTGTTACTGACAAAGTAACCGTTAGCGTTGACGTTACCAATACTGGAAATTTTGACGGAAAAGAAGTCGTACAATTGTACATCAGAGACTTGGTTGGTTCTGTTACCAGACCAATTAAAGAACTGAAAGGCTTTCAAAAAATAGCCCTGAAAAAAGGAGAAAAACAAACAGTGACTTTTGATATTTCTGTTGAAGAACTGAAATTTTATAACTCGGATTTGCAATTTATTGCTGAACCGGGAGCTTTTCAAGTTTTTGTAGGCACAAATTCAGATGCGGACAAGATGGTAACTTTTGAGTTGATTAAGTAA
- a CDS encoding glucoamylase family protein: MKSYLYVLIFLNLFISCSSSSPEGKGSGTPLPTTPTTPVVPLTDAEVLDQVQKDAIKYFWEYAETNSKLARERYLTDDPGFEANVITTGGSGFGLMTLVVGVERGFVSRTEAVSRLTTALTFLENADRFHGAWSHWINGTTGKVIPFGTKDNGGDIVETSFLCQGLLTVREYFKNGNTKEKALAAKADDLWKGVEWDWYTKGENAMYWHWSPNYGWEMNFKLEGYNECLITYVLGAASPTHPIPAAAYHEAWARNGAIVNGSSQYGLPVVLNYNGATGNVGPLFWSQYSYLGMDPRGLTDAYANYWTLTQNHSKIINKYCIANPKQWTGYSDKCWGLTASYTRNTDGSTGYTAHQPLNDTGVISPTAALSSFPFTPVESMKFLHYLYDEKKSTLVGVAGPYDAFSPHYNWVTPRYLAIDQGTIVPMIENHRTGLIWKLFMQAPEVKVGLKTLGFSSTQYGF; this comes from the coding sequence ATGAAAAGCTACTTATACGTACTAATTTTTTTGAACCTTTTTATATCTTGTTCATCCTCATCTCCTGAAGGAAAAGGCAGTGGTACGCCATTACCTACAACTCCAACAACACCTGTAGTTCCTTTAACGGATGCCGAAGTGTTAGATCAAGTTCAAAAAGATGCTATCAAATATTTCTGGGAATATGCAGAAACCAATTCAAAATTAGCCAGAGAACGCTATCTTACTGATGATCCTGGTTTTGAAGCTAATGTTATTACAACTGGAGGTTCCGGATTTGGGTTAATGACACTTGTTGTAGGTGTAGAACGAGGTTTTGTTTCTAGAACAGAAGCTGTTTCTCGTCTTACAACAGCATTGACTTTTTTGGAAAATGCAGATCGATTTCATGGCGCATGGTCGCATTGGATAAACGGTACAACGGGAAAAGTAATTCCTTTTGGAACAAAGGATAATGGTGGAGATATCGTTGAAACTTCCTTTTTATGTCAAGGATTATTAACGGTTAGAGAATATTTTAAAAACGGAAATACAAAAGAGAAAGCACTCGCTGCCAAAGCAGATGATTTATGGAAAGGTGTAGAATGGGATTGGTACACCAAAGGAGAAAACGCGATGTACTGGCATTGGTCTCCAAACTACGGTTGGGAAATGAATTTCAAATTAGAAGGTTACAACGAATGTTTAATTACTTATGTTTTGGGAGCTGCTTCGCCAACACATCCAATACCTGCCGCTGCTTATCATGAAGCTTGGGCTCGTAATGGAGCTATTGTAAACGGAAGTTCTCAATATGGTTTGCCGGTAGTTTTAAATTATAATGGCGCTACAGGAAATGTTGGTCCTTTGTTTTGGTCCCAATATTCGTATTTGGGAATGGATCCTCGCGGATTAACGGATGCGTATGCTAATTATTGGACATTGACACAAAACCATTCTAAAATCATCAATAAATACTGTATTGCCAATCCAAAACAATGGACGGGTTATTCCGATAAATGTTGGGGACTTACAGCAAGTTATACCAGAAATACGGATGGTAGCACCGGATATACAGCACACCAACCCTTGAATGATACTGGAGTAATTTCGCCAACGGCAGCTTTGTCTTCTTTCCCTTTTACACCTGTTGAAAGCATGAAATTTTTACATTATCTGTACGATGAAAAAAAGAGCACTTTAGTGGGAGTTGCCGGACCGTATGATGCCTTTTCGCCGCATTATAATTGGGTAACGCCACGTTATTTAGCTATTGATCAAGGAACAATTGTTCCAATGATTGAGAACCATCGTACTGGATTAATTTGGAAACTGTTTATGCAGGCACCAGAAGTAAAAGTGGGCTTAAAAACATTAGGTTTTTCATCCACTCAATATGGATTTTAA
- a CDS encoding LamG domain-containing protein: MKKNKYIFLFASVLVSQFFVSCNEDSIDKVNAPIAYEAIGGYESSDDVAAANLISKFSFEDNISDSKNGITGGVGTNVTYGNGIKGLAYKGSTSSFIAYSTVANSLVDVKSITVSMWINTNPHTGGAQSLFMLPKTTDFWGNIFSLVEGTGPAATMLMKNHVQKDVTPSIAWSGQFIEHTGDNLLKNMFGTWKHVVWTYSGASSTYSMYIDGQKLDLPTSISKRYASDPLTGGVGYGDLANSNVSKFIIGGYQQHLGAPWGAPDGWMLNYTGMMDEFRIYNAALSDNEVVALYKLEKDNR, encoded by the coding sequence ATGAAAAAAAATAAATATATTTTCTTATTTGCTTCTGTTTTGGTTTCACAATTTTTTGTGAGCTGTAACGAGGACAGTATAGATAAAGTTAATGCCCCAATTGCTTATGAAGCAATTGGAGGGTATGAAAGTTCAGATGATGTTGCGGCCGCTAATTTAATTAGCAAATTCAGTTTTGAAGATAATATTTCAGATTCAAAAAACGGAATAACCGGCGGAGTAGGAACTAATGTAACTTATGGAAACGGAATCAAAGGCTTGGCTTATAAAGGTTCTACAAGTTCTTTTATCGCTTATAGTACTGTAGCAAATTCTTTGGTTGATGTAAAAAGCATAACTGTTTCTATGTGGATTAATACTAACCCACACACAGGAGGCGCACAATCACTATTTATGTTGCCCAAAACAACTGATTTCTGGGGAAATATTTTCTCTTTGGTTGAAGGTACAGGTCCAGCAGCAACAATGTTAATGAAAAATCACGTTCAAAAAGATGTAACTCCAAGTATTGCATGGTCAGGTCAATTTATAGAACATACAGGAGACAATCTTTTGAAAAATATGTTTGGAACATGGAAACATGTAGTATGGACTTATAGCGGAGCCAGCTCTACTTACAGCATGTACATTGATGGGCAAAAGCTTGATTTACCTACATCAATAAGTAAGAGATACGCAAGTGATCCTCTTACCGGAGGAGTTGGGTATGGAGACTTGGCTAATTCAAATGTTTCAAAATTCATTATTGGTGGATATCAACAACATTTAGGTGCTCCATGGGGCGCTCCAGATGGTTGGATGTTGAATTATACAGGTATGATGGATGAGTTTAGAATTTATAATGCGGCGCTTTCTGATAATGAAGTTGTTGCTTTATATAAATTAGAAAAAGACAACAGATAG